The Patescibacteria group bacterium genomic sequence AAGGAAGAAGAAAAGTTGGCGCCACTTCCGGTTTGAGGGTTGTTGCCTCCAGTCCAAGAGTAAGTGCCTGTTCCTCCGGAAGCAGAGAAATTGGCGGAGTTACCACTGTTGATTGTTTGAGTGGCGGAAGAGCAGATAAGATTGGGAATAATTTCATTGACGGTCACCGAACAAGTAGCACTTTGATCTCCACTGGTAACGGTTACTGTCCTGGAACCGGAACCTTGAAAGGAAGAAGAAAAGTTGGCGCCACTTCCGGTTTGAGGGTTGTTGCCTCCAGTCCAAGAGTAAGTGCCTGTTCCTCCGGAAGCAGAGAAATTGGCGGAGTTACCACTGTTGATTGTTTGAGTGGCGGGAGAGCAGATAAGATTGGGAATAACAGTGGTACATAAAGAATCGTTTGTAAAAGCGTGCGTCAAAAGCCCGGTGTGCCCAACGCCATCACTTAAATGAGTTATAACTCCACCCTTATAAACATCTAATTGATTTTTACAAGTGGCTGTGTTAATAGAAATTTGTTGCGTTTCACTCGGAGCCAAAATTATAGTTTTGGAGTCAAATAAAACTTGAGTGTCTAACCAACCCGGATGATTCTGTTGGATAAAGACCTTGTAAGATGAAAAAGTAACTTGCGCGGAACAGTCAGTTTTATAATTAGTAACAGATGCTAAAGCGGGTTGTCCCGACCCTCCAGCAGAGATAATCTGACCGCTAAGATAATCATTACAATATACGGATTGAGCGCTAGCGGTTCCAAAAGAAAAAACGCTAATAATAGCTACCGCGCCAATGAGAAATAAAAATGTTTTTTTCATAAATATAGTAAATAAAAGTTACAAATACTTCTATGATAATACAACACTATAAACTGTCTGTCAAGTTGGTATATTCGTTGATTTTAGCTCTAAATTAGGTATTATTGTTGTTAGTTGATTAAATCCTCCCTTTTAAAGTAGCCGTACAAGAGAAAGAAAGATTTCTTAGATCCGGCAGAAGTGGAGAAAAAATACAAAATAAGGAGAGGTGCCTTCCGCCCTAGGCGGATCAGCCTTGGGCTGAGAGTGTCTTGATAATATGTATTTCGTATATATATTAAAAAGTGAGAAGAATGGTAAACTTTATAAGGGGTTGACCACTAATCTAGAAAGAAGAATTAAAGAACATCAGTCCGGTAAATCTGAATTTACCAGTAATAACGGGCCTTGGAAACTTGTTTACTATGAAGCGTTCCTTTCTAAAATAGATGCACGGGAAGAAGAAAAATTTCTTAAGTCTGGCAAAGGTAGAGAAAGAATAAAGTTTTTACTTAGTGATTTGTTAAAAAAAATATAAGGAGAGGTGCCTGAGTGGTTTAAAGGAGCATCCTGCTAAGATGTTGGACTCGCAAGGGTCCCGAGGGTTCGAATCCCTCCCTCTCCGCAATCCTTCGCTAAAGCTACGGAATTGCAAGCCAATCTGTAGCGCAAGCAAAAGATGGTATGCACTATACATACATTCTACTAAGTTCAAAATCTCATATATTTTACTTCGGCTCAACGAATGATTTGAAAACTAGATATAGATTACATAATGCGGGTAGAGTACAATCTACAAGACCTCATATACCATGGAAACTTGTTTGGTATGGAGCCTTTGAAATAGAAAAACAAGCTCGAGATTTTGAACTATATTTGAAGAATGGATCGGGAAAATCATTTGCGTATAAAAGATTAGTATCCGTAGCTTTAGAGAAGGATTTTGAAAGTGGGAGAAAAAGTAGTCCGAAGTCAAAGACGTAGGATACCTCCCTCTCCGCAATTTTTCGAAAAGGATTTCGGAACCAAAAATATGGTCGGCACGAAGTGCCGTCTGTTCTGAATTCCCCCCAAAAAGTCCTGAATCTGAAAGGGTTCGCCACGCAGAGCGTGGCTCAAAAAGTACGGTTCGATTTTTGATTTCAAAGTTCGAACCGACTTTTTTAAACAAATGAAGATTTTCTTCATTTGTTTTCTCGTTAGCCAATTCCACCATATGAATATTAGCTTTTAGAAAATTTTCGGTAAGTTCGAACCGATTATGAGATTTTTTCTCAAAAGCCGATAATTTCTCTTTTAAAAGTTGTTTTTGATTCACTAACTTATTTTTAGAATCACGATATTCTTCCAAAGATAAAATATTTTCTAAATATAAGTTCATCAACTTTTCAACTTTTGAATCCAAAAGAGAAATTTCATCTTTTGTTTTTTGAGAAAAAATCTCACTCGATTGGGTTTCGGATGATTGGTCTTTCCTGTTTTCTTCAATCATCCAATTTGCCCAATCGAGTGGCAAA encodes the following:
- a CDS encoding GIY-YIG nuclease family protein, producing the protein MYFVYILKSEKNGKLYKGLTTNLERRIKEHQSGKSEFTSNNGPWKLVYYEAFLSKIDAREEEKFLKSGKGRERIKFLLSDLLKKI
- a CDS encoding GIY-YIG nuclease family protein; protein product: MHYTYILLSSKSHIFYFGSTNDLKTRYRLHNAGRVQSTRPHIPWKLVWYGAFEIEKQARDFELYLKNGSGKSFAYKRLVSVALEKDFESGRKSSPKSKT